In Lodderomyces elongisporus chromosome 2, complete sequence, the following proteins share a genomic window:
- the sof1 gene encoding Protein sof1 gives MKVKTISRSSDTYIPARNTQASALPRNLNPALHPFERAREYTRALTATKLERMFAKPFLGQLGDGHEDGVYHLAKNPHQIGQMVSGAGDGVVKIWDLGTREEIGSVKAHYGMCSGVSVVPTTNANDGKLLSCGDDKTVKLWAMGSSGFGHTGEDDAEGDAEEVKEDRRGARRSRDTGLIKTFVGEHGFKGVDHHRNDPLFVTGGAQIQLWDTNRSNYLSNLSWGIDNVNTVKFNHTETNLVASCGGSDNAIVLYDIRTNTAVQRTITTFRNNCISWNPMEAFNFVTGNEDHNAYLWDMRKMSHSLNIYKDHVAAVTDVDFSPTGEQIVTGSYDKTIRIYNARDGHSRDIYHTKRMQHVFCTKFTMDAKYIISGSDDTNLRVWRSVASERADIKSMKQRNKLEYDEKLKQRFKDMPEIRRISRHRHVPKVVKKAQEIKKIELDSIKRRRENEVKFSKSAKDKRSERERHVRGTVN, from the coding sequence ATGAAGGTAAAGACAATCTCGCGGTCATCGGATACATATATACCAGCACGCAATACGCAAGCTTCAGCATTGCCACGTAATTTAAACCCTGCCCTTCACCCTTTTGAGCGTGCGAGAGAATATACTAGAGCACTCACAGCTACAAAATTGGAGCGAATGTTTGCTAAACCCTTTTTGGGCCAACTAGGGGACGGACACGAAGATGGAGTATACCACTTGGCAAAGAACCCACATCAAATTGGACAAATGGTGAGTGGTGCTGGTGATGGTGTTGTCAAGATTTGGGATTTGGGAACTAGGGAAGAGATAGGTAGTGTTAAAGCACACTACGGGATGTGTTCTGGAGTATCGGTTGTGCCCACTACTAATGCAAACGATGGAAAATTGTTGAGTTGTGGAGATGACAAGACTGTTAAGCTATGGGCCATGGGAAGTTCTGGATTTGGCCATACGGGCGAAGATGATGCCGAAGGAGATGCAGAAGAAGTGAAGGAAGATAGACGGGGCGCACGTAGAAGCAGAGATACTGGATTGATCAAGACCTTTGTTGGTGAACACGGGTTCAAAGGTGTGGACCACCATAGAAATGACCCTCTTTTTGTCACTGGTGGTGCTCAAATCCAGCTTTGGGATACAAACAGGTCCAACTATCTTTCCAATCTCTCATGGGGCATCGATAATGTCAACACTGTGAAATTTAACCACACAGAGACTAATCTTGTGGCATCCTGTGGTGGTCTGGATAATGCTATTGTGCTCTATGATATCAGAACAAATACCGCTGTGCAACGAACAATTACTACATTCCGCAACAATTGTATTAGTTGGAACCCAATGGAGGCATTCAACTTTGTTACAGGTAACGAGGACCATAACGCCTACTTGTGGGATATGCGTAAAATGTCGCACTCCTTGAATATATACAAAGACCATGTTGCTGCGGTGACAGATGTCGATTTCTCACCTACTGGTGAGCAAATTGTTACTGGTTCATACGATAAAACCATTCGTATTTACAATGCACGCGATGGCCATTCGCGCGATATATACCATACCAAGAGAATGCAGCATGTATTCTGTACAAAGTTCACTATGGATGCCAAATATATAATCAGTGGATCAGACGATACCAATTTACGTGTATGGCGTAGCGTTGCCTCAGAAAGGGCTGACATCAAATcaatgaaacaaagaaacaaattagAATATGACGAGAAATTGAAGCAGAGGTTCAAGGACATGCCCGAGATTAGGAGAATCAGCAGACATCGTCATGTACCGAAGGTGGTGAAAAAGGCACAAGAGATTAAAAAGATCGAGTTGGATAGTATTAAGCGTAGGAGGGAGAATGAGGTtaagttttcaaaatcgGCAAAGGACAAGAGGctggaaagagaaagacatGTCAGGGGAACTGTTAATTAG
- the CLP1 gene encoding Cleavage polyadenylation factor subunit clp1, which yields MSIPGFGGTNGSLASDSSEFTQISIPPANEWRIEVPFKKLLKLKVTSGTLEINGSELPNNVELQLSGVKLPIYAPPSINKEHAKVEYKLVTNPDQSVSLSSEDEEFTQYLSDETNMDSVVNLAMYIESKRQIAKDLKTNEGDHALGPRVLILGGKYSGKTSLAKTLVSYAVKMGSSPVLVNLDPKHGVFALPGSLSATVINDSLDIECANGYGFTMTTTGSLSKSMKQPVVKNFGFSDVDENVKLYTRQIDQLGIAVLSKLEGIEDGSGSEVDGNHNKVRSSGVIVDTPPFTMKSFDIISSIVSDLKIDLIVVLGNEKMKIDLTKKLKHKIEQGSLNIIKLSKSPGVVDDVNDRFIRMTQEQTIREYFNGNHRIRLSPFKTEIDLPSSSSSASASASVSSSSSTSSSGLVIYKSVLTKEYESSMAFLPSGDDFEHITNEDENGGDGNDGDGRGIVEDIKEYYQILEDPNSSNLDNSIVAITHLPLESGSSSVTNGASGSSNMSSKRKRELLNTSVMGYIHVSKVDDEKKKMKILLPFPGVFPRNVLIATSIGYNE from the coding sequence ATGTCAATTCCTGGATTTGGAGGCACAAATGGCTCGCTAGCCAGTGACTCTAGCGAATTTACACAGATCTCGATCCCACCTGCAAACGAATGGCGTATCGAAGTTCCATTCAAAAAACTATTGAAACTAAAAGTAACACTGGGAACTTTGGAAATCAATGGCTCTGAATTACCAAATAATGTCGAGTTACAGCTTTCGGGCGTGAAACTCCCCATCTATGCACCACCatcaataaataaagaGCATGCCAAAGTCGAGTATAAACTAGTTACAAACCCTGATCAATCGGTGCTGCTATCATCTGAAGATGAGGAGTTCACCCAATACCTAAGTGACGAAACGAATATGGACCTGGTGGTGAATCTTGCAATGTACATTGaatcaaaaagacaaattgCCAAGGACTTGAAGACCAATGAAGGTGATCACGCATTGGGACCCCGTGTCCTTATTTTGGGTGGCAAGTATCTGGGAAAGACGTCCCTTGCAAAGACACTAGTCTCATACGCAGTAAAAATGGGCAGCTCGCCTGTCTTGGTGAATCTTGATCCCAAACATGGTGTATTTGCATTACCGGGCTCATTGAGTGCAACTGTGATCAATGACTCCTTGGATATTGAGTGTGCAAACGGATATGGCTTTACAATGACAACAACGGGTAGTCTTTCCAAATCAATGAAACAGCCAGTGGTTAAAAACTTTGGGTTTAGTGATGTCGACGAAAATGTCAAGTTATATACACGacaaattgatcaattggGCATAGCCGTATTGTCCAAATTGGAAGGCATAGAAGATGGAAGTGGAAGCGAGGTTGATGGTAACCATAATAAAGTACGAAGTTCTGGTGTAATTGTTGATACCCCGCCCTTCACTATGAAATCGTTTGACATCATTAGCTCCATTGTGTctgatttgaaaattgatttgattGTGGTATTGGGAAacgaaaaaatgaaaatcgACTTGACTAAAAAACTCAAACATAAAATTGAGCAAGGTAGTTTAAATATCATCAAACTAAGTAAATCACCTGGCGTGGTAGACGATGTCAATGATAGATTTATCCGAATGACACAAGAGCAAACTATCAGAGAGTATTTTAATGGCAATCATCGAATCCGATTGTCACCATTTAAAACTGAAATCGACCtaccttcttcatcatcatccgCATCCGCATCTGCATCCGTATCCTCGTCCTCTTCCACGTCCTCGTCTGGATTAGTGATATATAAAAGTGTATTGACAAAAGAATATGAGTCGTCAATGGCATTTTTACCTTCAGGTGATGACTTTGAACACATTACCAACGAGGATGAAAATGGAGGCGACGGCAACGATGGTGATGGGCGCGGCATTGTGGAAGATATCAAAGAATACTATCAAATACTTGAGGACCCAAATTCTTCCAATTTGGATAACTCAATTGTGGCAATAACTCACCTCCCACTAGAAAGCGGAAGCTCCAGTGTTACAAATGGCGCTAGTGGAAGTCTGAATATGAGTtctaaaagaaagagagaattgTTAAATACCTCTGTCATGGGATACATTCATGTCTCCAAAGTTGACgatgagaaaaagaaaatgaagattCTCTTGCCATTCCCAGGAGTATTTCCTAGAAACGTCTTGATTGCTACAAGTATAGGATACAATGAATAA
- the DRS1 gene encoding nucleolar DEAD-box protein required for synthesis of 60S ribosomal subunit, whose amino-acid sequence MAKNEDLILTIDSDAEYDNISESSEEEAEEAVSVKSKKKNNNNNNNKKSKAGKHGKANLEEAEAEEDDDEARGEMNLDFQFSLGDDLNEIKDWEVEEPAKDIDLNEIIKKKRESKKDGNGDDEEDDGDEDEDASESEEDDEKEELKAAGKNGQAGDDDEDENEDEDEEEEVDTKEDLDNFYESQETNTSASALKSKTFQELQLSRPILKSLQQLGFTVPTPVQASTIPIALLGKDIVASAQTGSGKTAAYLIPIIERLLYVKNSTSTKAIILTPTRELAIQVHDVGRKLGQFVSNLNFGMAVGGLSLKQQEQQLKTRPDIVIATPGRLIDHIRNSPSFSVEDVQVLIIDEADRMLEEGFQEELTEILSLIPKQKRQTLLFSATMNNTKIQDLVQLSLNKPIKVSIDPPRTVASKLEQQFVRIRKREELKPAVLYLLLKKLEGRTVVFTRTKVEAHKLRIILGLLGLTVAELHGALTQEQRLANVKAFKNNVNVLICTDLAARGLDIRIEYVINYDMPKTYEIYTHRVGRTARAGRKGTSISFVGESMQDRNIVKNAIQFNSRSVARKIDWDEVEKIQTKIKSNEGAIEEVIEEEKQAREIMRAEMQLNKAENLMKYEKEIKSRPKRTWFKSEVMEHLTKHGKKVNAKKRKANEERKEEGKERSYKKTKADRTKSKTKAKSSSKKRK is encoded by the coding sequence ATGGCCAAAAACGAAGATCTCATACTCACAATAGACAGTGATGCTGAATACGACAATATATCAGAATCATCTGAAGAGGAAGCAGAGGAAGCAGTTTCTGTAAAgtccaaaaagaagaataacaacaacaacaacaacaagaaaagcaaagccGGTAAACATGGTAAAGCCAATTtagaagaagcagaagcagaagaagacgatgaTGAGGCAAGGGGAGAAATGAATCttgattttcaattttctctTGGCGACGACCTTAATGAGATCAAAGATTGGGAAGTTGAAGAGCCTGCAAAAGATATCGACTTGAATGAAattatcaaaaagaaaagagaaagtaaGAAAGATGGAAATGGCGACGATGAGGAAGATGATggagatgaagatgaagatgccTCAGAGtcagaagaagatgacgaaAAAGAGGAATTGAAAGCAGCAGGAAAAAATGGTCAAGCAGGAGATGACGACGAAGACGAAAACGAAgacgaagacgaagaagaggaagttGATACTAAAGAAGATCTTGATAATTTTTACGAAtcacaagaaacaaacaccAGTGCATCAGCACTCAAGAGCAAGACATTCCAAGAACTTCAGCTTTCGCGACCCATCTTGAAATCTCTCCAACAATTGGGATTTACCGTTCCAACCCCAGTACAAGCATCTACTATCCCCATAGCATTATTAGGTAAAGATATCGTGGCTAGTGCACAAACTGGTAGTGGTAAGACTGCTGCATATCTAATTCCCATTATTGAAAGACTTCTTTATGTAAAAAACTCCACCTCGACAAAGGCAATCATATTAACACCAACAAGAGAATTGGCGATCCAAGTTCATGATGTTGGTCGTAAGTTAGGACAGTTTGTTTCTAACTTGAACTTTGGAATGGCTGTTGGTGGTTTAAGTCTTaagcaacaagaacaacaattgaaaacacGGCCCgatattgttattgctaCGCCTGGTAGATTAATTGATCATATACGTAACAGTCCGAGTTTTTCTGTTGAAGATGTGCAAGTAttgattattgatgaaGCCGATAGAATGCTTGAGGAAGGTTTCCAAGAGGAATTAACGGAAATCCTTTCACTCATCCCCAAACAAAAACGTCAaactttgttgttttcggCCACTATGAACAACACCAAGATTCAGGATCTTGTACAATTATCATTGAATAAACCCATCAAAGTTTCAATTGATCCTCCAAGAACAGTTGCGTCAAAATTGGAACAACAATTTGTAAGAATTAGGAAAAGGGAAGAGCTCAAGCCAGCAGTATTGTACTTGCTCCTCAAGAAGCTTGAAGGTCGTACCGTTGTATTTACAAGAACCAAAGTTGAGGCGCACAAACTCCGTATTATATTGGGTCTTCTAGGGTTAACAGTGGCAGAGCTTCATGGTGCATTAACCCAAGAGCAACGTCTTGCCAACGTCAAGGCTTTTAAAAACAACGTTAATGTGTTAATATGTACTGATCTTGCCGCTAGAGGTTTAGATATCCGAATCGAATATGTGATAAACTACGATATGCCAAAAACCTATGAAATATATACCCATAGAGTGGGTCGTACTGCAAGAGCAGGAAGAAAAGGTACCTCGATTTCGTTTGTTGGTGAAAGTATGCAAGATCGTAATATCGTAAAGAATGCCATCCAATTCAACTCGCGGTCTGTGGCAAGGAAAATCGATTGGGACGAGGTGGAGAAAATCCAAACCAAGATTAAACTGAATGAGGGAGCAATCGAAGAAGtgattgaagaagagaaacaagCTAGGGAAATCATGAGAGCCGAGATGCAATTGAACAAGGCAGAGAATTTGATGAAGTACGAAAAGGAGATCAAGTCAAGACCTAAGAGGACATGGTTCAAGAGTGAAGTAATGGAACATTTGACCAAGCATGGTAAGAAAGTAAATgccaagaaaagaaaggcaaatgaggaaagaaaagaagaaggtaaAGAGAGATCGTataaaaagacaaaggCAGATAGAACCAAGCTGAAAACAAAGGCAAAATCATCaagtaagaaaagaaagtag
- the RPS24A gene encoding ribosomal protein S24A: MTIDAVTIRTRKVITNPLLARRQFVIDVLHPGRANVSKDELREKLSQIYKAEKDAVSVFGFRTQYGGGKSTGFGLIYQSVADLKKFEPAYRLVRYGLAEKVEKASRQQRKQKKNREKKIFGTQRKAQKKAAKRNAD, encoded by the exons ATGACCAT TGACGCAGTTACCATCAGAACTAGAAAAGTTATCACCAACCCATTGTTGGCTAGAAGACAATTTGTCATTGATGTTCTCCACCCAGGTAGAGCCAATGTGTCCAAGGACGAATTGCGTGAAAAATTGTCCCAAATCTACAAGGCTGAAAAGGATGCTGTTTCAGTGTTTGGTTTCAGAACCCAATACGGTGGTGGTAAATCCACTGGTTTCGGTTTGATTTACCAATCAGTTGCCGACCTCAAGAAATTCGAGCCAGCTTACAGATTAGTCAGATACGGTCTTGCTGAGAAGGTTGAGAAGGCTTCTagacaacaaagaaaacaaaagaagaacagagaaaagaagatcTTTGGTACCCAAAGAAAAGCACAAAAGAAGGCTGCTAAGAGAAACGCTGATTAA
- the cwf16 gene encoding Pre-mRNA-splicing factor cwf16 — translation MAPFYITCPGCNNTITFKTNPAEAGYTPEEGAVRNYERKPKKKHDAEEEDPYRDQDKNDGLNNREVKRKQEGETDEEILKRLEAEEKADRDYQNLLKRRKNNPFWTENSGGADGDVMEKFEKRLVEQHKEQQLNEELEAIQRQVDARKERGGDDALVDLVTKKFESRQVSEVGNIKKSGMETEIQKEENREDKSDLAVPIQTKTKDEKGPGLSKLLSKTEDLGPKTGPLMNIPTKILIKKRPQQVSSQIPSSTTTTANATTTTIPPLSKSLVEYSSDSD, via the exons ATGGCTCC ATTTTATATAACCTGCCCTGGATGTAATAATACTATCACGTTCAAAACTAACCCTGCCGAGGCTGGGTACACTCCTGAAGAAGGTGCAGTAAGAAATTATGAACgaaagccaaaaaagaaacacgaTGCCGAGGAAGAAGATCCTTACCGTGACCAAGATAAAAATGATGGACTCAATAATAGAGAAGTcaagagaaaacaagaaggtGAGACTGATGAGGAAATATTGAAACGATTAGAAGCGGAGGAGAAAGCAGATCGAGACTATCAAAATTTACTCAAACGGAGAAAGAATAATCCATTTTGGACTGAAAACAGTGGTGGTGCTGATGGCGATGTAATGGAAAAGTTTGAGAAAAGATTAGTCGAACAGCATAAGGAACAACAATTGAATGAGGAATTAGAAGCTATTCAGAGGCAGGTTGATGCTCGTAAAGAAAGAGGCGGTGACGACGCATTGGTGGACTTGGTAACAAAGAAGTTCGAAAGCAGGCAAGTGAGCGAAGTGGgtaacataaaaaaaagtggaaTGGAAACAGAAATAcaaaaggaggaaaataGGGAGGACAAGAGTGATTTGGCAGTTCcaatacaaacaaaaactaaagatgaaaaaggaCCAGGATTGAGCAAATTGTTAAGTAAAACTGAAGACTTAGGCCCAAAAACTGGCCCATTAATGAATATACCTACAAAGATTCTAATCAAAAAGAGACCGCAGCAAGTATCCCTGCAAATACCATCatcaacgacaacaactgcaaatGCAACTACGACAACAATACCACCCCTCTCGAAGAGCTTAGTTGAATATTCAAGTGATAGTGATTAA
- the SEC6 gene encoding SNARE-binding exocyst subunit S6 (BUSCO:EOG09260K5F), with protein MSSLIKTQDDISNLEAIRSQLIKEKSSIDFKLSTTTQIHFDSMMDNLARMKDTMQKMTDIKASIARVHQIHAESVAKPKDYEIITKMITVHQFMNQVGNLYDDISHYGQVVDRLNRIIEDEKLRMSESLEYTIPQFLNIHYQVTQIRNFSDYIETYIRGSSDDLKSIMYKLTIPTAKLIANFDALLVEVINSLTESAKDNNLEILFKLIAIVLFEEKEDMKLQVTRNLGISTHNIIQDYKNFRSNERHYKKFFMEKFKVYFQGTFARCEEHFSNDRMALYDNLDWLYEEIMLVHQALAPLFPKEWDIDKYVQKIFYDKLHEYTLNLIHSEPAAEDILRILTFDEQYSDFLATVNGDSKAKDFPSVIGDDLRSTILDDYMRTITNKMQEWNTNLMKQESKVFIERTRAPDIYPYHQEVEDVDASNEPIIINVEVEAYVLPDFKSPLMMMREQADAAALSKTAKILISVIENFCACYVERVLNFQTLLDDEMDKYFQFYNNFQFLVKMSKAKRLFKKKPKITDIDSLTPEQQAELSREGLVEYLYALANSLEISNDIMNNKFPALYKEKVHASFHEQITLAFSTTVERSNSLVSEICISISNLIINDLYPELCKLFTKKWLEDGMKQTEDVMMMTKIAETIAEYMEEARMYCIYTVYQVLFEIFLDKFVCTYLSIGFENILHGEGKKIDPQTQGYKAFKSRVQSDAELLFGGLSDLFIEKDRHYLLSSLTAIELLADLATCENPMETIPEQWREFVLPVFYNCSIDYVKGVVLCRKDMTKAQWKTLEPILIEIKKEYHEKVEPPMVPVLTLDNFEFASD; from the exons ATGA GCAGTCTTATCAAGACCCAAGATGATATTTCCAATCTTGAGGCTATTAGGTCGCAATTGATCAAGGAGAAATCGTCAATTGACTTTAAACTTTCGACAACGACCCAAATCCATTTTGACTCAATGATGGACAACTTGGCTAGAATGAAAGACACCATGCAAAAAATGACAGACATCAAAGCCAGCATTGCACGTGTTCACCAGATCCATGCTGAGagtgttgcaaaaccaaAGGACTACGAGATAATCACCAAGATGATAACTGTGCATCAGTTTATGAACCAAGTGGGAAATTTGTACGATGATATAAGTCACTATGGACAAGTTGTTGATCGTTTAAACAGGATAATCGAGGATGAGAAGTTGAGGATGCTGGAAAGTTTAGAATATACTATACCTCAGTTCTTGAACATCCATTATCAAGTAACTCAGATTCGCAATTTCCTGGACTACATAGAAACTTATATAAGAGGCTCCTCGGATGACTTGAAATCTATTATGTACAAACTTACAATACCGACTGCCAAATTGATTGCAAATTTCGATGCGCTATTAGTTGAAGTAATTAATAGTTTAACCGAGAGCGCAAAGGATAACAACTTGGAGATATTATTCAAACTTATTgcaattgttttgtttgaagaaaaagaagatatgAAATTGCAAGTGACCCGCAATTTAGGTATACTGACCCACAACATCATCCAGGACTACAAAAATTTTCGCAGCAATGAACGACATTACAAGAAATTCTTTATGGAGAAATTCAAAGTTTATTTTCAAGGAACATTTGCACGGTGCGAGGAGCACTTCTCAAATGACAGGATGGCTCTTTATGATAACCTTGATTGGTTGTACGAAGAAATCATGCTTGTTCACCAAGCATTGGCACCATTATTTCCAAAGGAATGGGATATCGATAAGTATGTACAAAAGATATTCTACGACAAATTGCACGAGTATACTCTCAATTTGATCCATAGTGAACCTGCAGCAGAAGACATCTTGCGGATATTGACATTTGATGAACAATATTCTGATTTCTTAGCCACTGTCAATGGCGAcagcaaagcaaaggatTTTCCCTCAGTTATTGGTGATGATTTAAGAAGTACTATATTGGACGACTACATGAGAACAATTACCAACAAGATGCAAGAATGGAACACAAACTTGATGAAACAGGAAAGTAAGGTATTCATAGAGAGAACTAGAGCACCCGACATTTACCCATACCATCAAGAAGTCGAAGATGTCGATGCTTCAAATGAACCCATTATTATCAATGTCGAGGTTGAAGCATATGTGCTTCCTGATTTCAAGAGTCCattaatgatgatgagggAGCAAGCTGACGCGGCAGCGTTATCCAAGACAGCCAAAATTCTTATTTCGgttattgaaaatttttgcGCTTGTTACGTCGAGCGAGTTCTTAATTTCCAAACCTTGTTAGATGACGAAATGGACAAGTATTTTCAGTTTTACaacaattttcaattccttGTCAAGATGAGTAAAGCCAAGCGATTGTTTAAAAAGAAGCCAAAAATTACAGATATCGATCTGCTTACACCAGAGCAACAAGCTGAGTTATCAAGAGAAGGTTTAGTGGAATATTTGTATGCATTGGCCAACTCGTTGGAAATCAGTAATGACATAATGAATAACAAGTTCCCTGCATTGTACAAGGAGAAAGTTCACGCTAGTTTCCACGAACAAATTACCTTGGCCTTTTCAACTACTGTTGAGAGATCAAACTCATTGGTCTCGGAAATATGCATCTCGATCTCAAACTTGATCATTAATGACTTGTATCCTGAGCTATGTAAGTTGTTCACCAAGAAATGGCTTGAAGATGGAATGAAACAAACAGAAGatgtgatgatgatgaccaAGATAGCTGAGACCATTGCTGAGTATATGGAGGAAGCCAGAATGTACTGCATTTACACCGTATACCAAGTTCTATTCGAGATTTTTCTCGATAAATTTGTATGTACATATCTAAGCATTGGATTTGAGAATATCTTGCATGGCGAAGGTAAGAAAATCGATCCACAAACACAGGGTTACAAGGCATTCAAGTCAAGGGTTCAAAGTGATGCTGAGCTCTTGTTTGGTGGGTTATCCGATTTgtttattgaaaaagatagaCACTACTTACTCTCGAGTCTTACGGCGATCGAACTACTTGCTGATTTGGCAACTTGCGAAAATCCAATGGAGACCATTCCCGAGCAATGGAGGGAGTTTGTGCTACCTGTTTTTTACAACTGTTCCATTGATTACGTTAAAGGTGTAGTACTTTGCCGAAAGGATATGACCAAAGCGCAGTGGAAAACATTGGAACCAATTTTAATTGAGATCAAAAAAGAGTATCatgaaaaagttgaacCTCCAATGGTGCCAGTATTGACGTTGGATAATTTTGAGTTTGCTTCAGATTAA